A single region of the Streptomyces sp. ITFR-16 genome encodes:
- a CDS encoding tetratricopeptide repeat protein, which translates to MSDSSTASQGPHRNEISGEATLNGPAIQAREVHGGIHFHRAAPAPDRPAPPCQLLPVPAHFTNRESDLAALNDLRATGLPLIVVSGPAGIGKTTLVSKWLRALSTEFPDGQLYADLRGHSADEPVRPAEVLGQFLRALGAGPPPTDAAERASLWRSLTADRRIAIMLDNSFTAAQVRPLLLGGAGGLVVVTSRRRLTGLRMQGAGFHQLDALGTAAGVELLTRGIGAERVAGELSSVHRLVALCAGLPLAVCLASARLATRPRQSVGALADALARNTGGGRLAALEVEGETSVRKALDASYAVLSSGTARLYRTLGLLPVRTFDAMIAAASCGESLEWAERRLDELVEANLVEDVGPESCRFHDLLRIHAQERAMDDDPSAVREEALRRFCDWCLYTATAAQERLTPVQFTLPRSYAYRPDLPLPFADDVAALGWLDSHRAQLLDAVRLAAGKGWYDTSWMLVDALWPLFLRLRHYTEWIEAHEIGLKAARQAGNKEAERQMLNSGAIGLGAAGQTEEATAWYQDSLRAAREAGDLRDEGQALLGLGACHREAGRPADAVTYLNRAIAVWEGCGYPRGAALARTTLGEIALAADAPAEAVDCFTRAHAAMVAVNDPHDAARALAFLGRAVVRSGAYAEGMATMNEALEVFTGSGAAFWQARTLEMLGESAAEQGDETAAEGFLARALVLFETTSPADARRLGGSG; encoded by the coding sequence ATGAGTGATTCGAGCACGGCTTCGCAAGGGCCTCATAGGAATGAGATCAGCGGCGAGGCGACTCTCAACGGTCCCGCCATCCAGGCCCGTGAGGTGCACGGCGGCATCCATTTCCACCGCGCGGCGCCGGCGCCCGACCGCCCTGCGCCCCCGTGCCAACTCCTGCCTGTTCCGGCGCACTTCACCAACCGGGAAAGTGATCTGGCGGCGCTGAACGATCTACGCGCCACGGGACTTCCGCTGATCGTCGTCAGCGGGCCGGCCGGAATCGGCAAGACGACCCTGGTGTCCAAATGGCTGCGTGCGCTGAGCACCGAGTTCCCCGACGGGCAGCTGTACGCGGACCTGCGCGGGCACTCGGCGGACGAGCCCGTGCGGCCTGCCGAGGTCCTCGGCCAGTTCCTCCGGGCACTGGGGGCCGGACCACCGCCCACGGACGCGGCCGAACGGGCCTCTCTGTGGCGGTCCCTCACCGCCGACCGCCGGATCGCGATCATGCTCGACAACTCGTTCACGGCCGCCCAGGTCCGGCCGTTGCTGCTCGGCGGCGCGGGTGGCCTCGTCGTCGTCACCAGCCGCCGCAGGCTGACCGGCCTGCGTATGCAGGGAGCGGGTTTCCACCAGCTCGACGCACTCGGTACGGCTGCCGGTGTCGAACTGCTCACCCGTGGCATCGGCGCGGAACGCGTCGCGGGGGAACTCTCGTCGGTCCACCGCCTGGTGGCGCTCTGCGCGGGCCTCCCGCTCGCGGTCTGCCTGGCATCGGCGCGGCTCGCGACACGGCCGAGACAGTCGGTCGGGGCGTTGGCCGACGCCCTGGCACGGAACACGGGGGGCGGCCGGCTGGCCGCGCTCGAAGTGGAGGGGGAGACCTCGGTGCGCAAGGCCCTGGACGCGTCGTACGCGGTGCTGAGCAGCGGGACCGCCCGCCTGTACAGGACGCTCGGACTGCTCCCTGTGCGGACGTTCGACGCGATGATCGCCGCGGCGTCCTGCGGGGAGTCGCTGGAATGGGCGGAGCGGCGGCTGGACGAGCTGGTGGAGGCCAACCTCGTGGAGGACGTCGGCCCGGAGAGCTGTCGCTTCCACGACCTCTTACGGATCCACGCGCAGGAGCGCGCCATGGATGACGACCCGAGCGCCGTCCGTGAGGAGGCGCTGCGGCGTTTCTGCGACTGGTGCCTGTACACGGCGACGGCGGCTCAGGAGCGGTTGACCCCGGTTCAGTTCACGCTGCCCAGGAGCTATGCGTACCGGCCGGATCTTCCGCTGCCCTTCGCCGACGACGTCGCGGCGCTCGGCTGGCTCGACTCCCATCGGGCGCAACTGCTGGATGCCGTGCGGCTCGCGGCGGGCAAGGGGTGGTACGACACGAGCTGGATGCTCGTCGATGCCCTCTGGCCCCTCTTCCTGCGCCTGCGCCACTACACCGAGTGGATCGAGGCCCACGAGATCGGGCTGAAGGCCGCCCGACAGGCCGGGAACAAGGAGGCCGAGCGCCAGATGCTCAACTCCGGGGCCATCGGCCTGGGCGCCGCCGGCCAGACCGAGGAGGCCACCGCCTGGTACCAGGACTCCCTGCGGGCCGCGCGTGAAGCCGGTGACCTACGGGACGAGGGCCAGGCGCTGCTGGGCCTCGGCGCGTGCCATCGCGAGGCCGGACGGCCCGCCGATGCCGTGACCTACCTGAACCGCGCGATCGCCGTGTGGGAGGGCTGCGGCTATCCACGGGGCGCGGCCCTCGCCCGTACCACCCTCGGCGAGATCGCCCTCGCGGCGGACGCCCCGGCCGAGGCGGTGGACTGCTTCACCCGGGCGCACGCCGCGATGGTGGCGGTGAACGACCCCCACGACGCCGCCCGGGCCCTCGCCTTCCTGGGGCGCGCCGTCGTCCGGTCGGGGGCGTACGCCGAGGGCATGGCGACGATGAACGAAGCGCTGGAGGTCTTCACCGGTTCCGGTGCGGCCTTCTGGCAGGCGCGCACCCTGGAGATGCTGGGGGAGAGCGCGGCGGAGCAGGGCGACGAGACGGCTGCGGAGGGCTTCCTCGCGCGGGCCCTCGTCCTGTTCGAGACCACGAGCCCCGCCGACGCGCGTCGGCTCGGCGGGAGCGGGTGA